A genomic window from Bordetella genomosp. 9 includes:
- the pdxR gene encoding MocR-like pyridoxine biosynthesis transcription factor PdxR — MMAELAIDGGLRCPFDAARGLQEQLRERLLDAIFDGCFPAHEPMPSSRRLSQELGVSRNTVVLVYEKLAQEGYLAASSRRGFYIDPGRLGERPHAGLEPDPRRLFGSGGEPPDWEARLAQHPSRLHAIVKPRNWRDYRYPFVYGQVEYDEVTAARWRECARLAATGPHARVWLDDQVAQDDPLLVEQITQRILPRRGIKAGPDQLLVTIGTQNSLSMLAQLLARKGMPVGMEEPGYVDARNIFTLAGCAPRPLDVDAQGLVVDDRLKGCEIVFCTPSHQSPTGVTMPLYRRIDLLQRASRDDFLVIEDDYESEQNILGRNHPALKSLDHSGRVIYLGSLTKSLLPGVRLGFVVADAELIRELRALRRYQYRHPPSNNQRTLALFLSLGYFDAHARRLSASLARKWRTISQAVTTLLPAATASGTSGGSALWLRGPQGFDAWALQRLAARRGVLIEPGHIHFLRDPRPSEFFRLGYAAMPHDDIVGGIHALAQAWNEMEQAG; from the coding sequence ATGATGGCTGAACTGGCGATCGACGGGGGCTTGCGCTGCCCGTTCGACGCGGCGCGCGGCCTGCAGGAACAGCTGCGCGAAAGACTGCTGGACGCGATTTTCGATGGCTGCTTTCCCGCGCATGAGCCCATGCCGTCCAGCCGCCGGCTCAGCCAGGAGCTGGGCGTCTCGCGCAACACCGTCGTGCTGGTCTACGAGAAACTCGCGCAGGAAGGCTACCTGGCGGCGTCCAGCCGGCGCGGCTTCTACATCGATCCGGGCCGCCTGGGCGAAAGGCCGCATGCCGGCCTCGAACCCGATCCGCGACGCCTGTTCGGTTCCGGCGGCGAGCCGCCGGACTGGGAGGCCCGCCTGGCCCAGCATCCCTCGCGCCTGCACGCGATCGTCAAGCCCCGCAACTGGCGTGATTACCGTTATCCCTTCGTCTACGGTCAGGTGGAGTACGACGAAGTGACCGCGGCACGCTGGCGCGAGTGCGCCCGGCTGGCGGCCACGGGGCCGCACGCCCGCGTGTGGCTCGACGACCAGGTGGCGCAGGACGATCCCCTGTTGGTCGAACAGATCACGCAGCGCATCCTGCCGCGGCGCGGCATCAAGGCCGGCCCCGATCAATTGCTGGTGACCATCGGCACGCAGAACTCGCTATCCATGCTGGCGCAGTTGCTGGCCCGCAAGGGAATGCCGGTCGGCATGGAAGAACCGGGCTACGTGGACGCCCGCAATATCTTCACCCTGGCCGGATGCGCGCCGCGCCCGCTGGACGTCGACGCGCAGGGGCTGGTGGTGGACGATCGCCTGAAGGGCTGCGAGATCGTGTTCTGCACCCCGAGCCATCAGTCTCCCACGGGCGTGACCATGCCGCTGTACCGGCGCATCGACCTGCTGCAACGCGCGTCGCGCGACGATTTCCTGGTCATCGAGGACGACTACGAAAGCGAACAGAACATCCTGGGGCGCAACCATCCCGCGCTCAAGAGCCTGGACCATTCCGGCCGGGTCATCTACCTGGGCAGCCTGACCAAGAGCCTGCTGCCCGGCGTGCGGCTGGGTTTCGTCGTCGCCGATGCCGAGCTGATACGCGAACTGCGCGCACTGCGCCGCTACCAGTACCGGCATCCGCCGTCGAACAACCAACGCACGCTGGCCTTGTTCCTGAGCCTGGGTTATTTCGATGCCCACGCCCGGCGCCTGAGCGCGTCGCTGGCGCGCAAGTGGCGAACCATCAGCCAGGCGGTCACCACGCTCCTGCCGGCCGCGACCGCCAGCGGAACGTCGGGCGGCTCCGCGCTGTGGCTGCGCGGCCCGCAGGGCTTCGACGCATGGGCGCTGCAGCGGCTGGCCGCGCGGCGCGGCGTATTGATCGAGCCTGGGCATATCCATTTCCTGCGCGACCCGCGGCCGAGCGAATTCTTCCGCCTGGGCTATGCCGCGATGCCTCATGACGACATCGTCGGCGGCATCCATGCCCTGGCCCAGGCCTGGAACGAGATGGAACAGGCCGGATGA
- a CDS encoding amino acid ABC transporter ATP-binding protein: MSEIPAVSIRNLSKSFDGYEVLRDIELTVRKGEVVSILGSSGSGKSTLLRCVNWLEQPDRGEIRIAGARMGVDDATGRPLRARELAAMRARTGMVFQSFNLWPHLTVLHNVMEVPVHVQGVPKTIARERALALLAKVGMAEKAGQYPHTLSGGQKQRVAIARVLAIEPEVLLFDEPTSALDPERVGEVLNVMRELSTEGYTMMVVTHEMDFARAVSDQVVFLEQGKIIEKGDPESFFTRPASERVRRFLELDKAGAP; this comes from the coding sequence ATGAGTGAAATCCCCGCGGTATCCATACGCAATCTGTCCAAGAGCTTCGACGGCTACGAAGTCCTGCGCGACATCGAGCTGACGGTGCGCAAAGGCGAAGTCGTCAGCATCCTGGGCTCGTCCGGTTCCGGCAAGTCCACCCTGCTGCGTTGCGTGAACTGGCTGGAGCAGCCCGATCGCGGCGAAATACGCATCGCCGGCGCCCGCATGGGCGTCGACGACGCCACCGGGCGGCCGCTGCGCGCGCGCGAACTCGCCGCCATGCGCGCCCGCACCGGCATGGTGTTCCAGAGCTTCAACCTGTGGCCGCATCTGACGGTGCTGCACAACGTGATGGAAGTGCCGGTGCACGTCCAGGGCGTCCCCAAAACGATCGCGCGCGAACGCGCGCTGGCCTTGCTGGCGAAGGTCGGCATGGCGGAAAAGGCCGGCCAGTATCCGCACACCCTGTCCGGCGGACAGAAGCAGCGCGTGGCGATCGCGCGCGTGCTGGCCATCGAGCCGGAGGTCCTGCTGTTCGACGAACCGACGTCGGCGCTGGATCCCGAGCGTGTCGGCGAAGTGCTCAACGTCATGCGGGAACTGTCGACGGAGGGATACACGATGATGGTGGTCACGCACGAGATGGATTTCGCCCGCGCGGTATCGGATCAGGTGGTATTCCTGGAGCAAGGCAAGATCATCGAAAAAGGCGATCCCGAAAGCTTCTTCACCCGGCCGGCGAGCGAACGCGTGCGCCGCTTCCTCGAGCTGGACAAGGCGGGCGCGCCATGA
- a CDS encoding amino acid ABC transporter permease, with the protein MHPWQTIWDARDVFLAGFGNTLLLAAVAAAIAFVIGCALVFLLDGPDRAWRRVLRALINGLRMLPFLIFVYLLYYGLPTLGPRLRAWDAGLIALALYHGAYIAEILRGSRIIMPPGSLEAAYAHGYRRGKAFLRIVLPQLVMRTRGVLGNQLILCLKDTSFLSIITVPELTAAANSVQARYFIPVESFIVAVGLYWLLAIAIETLVRAMRRHGLRRGFEHE; encoded by the coding sequence ATGCATCCATGGCAAACGATATGGGACGCGCGCGACGTCTTCCTGGCCGGCTTCGGCAACACCTTGCTGCTGGCCGCGGTAGCAGCGGCCATCGCCTTCGTGATCGGCTGCGCGCTGGTATTCCTGCTGGACGGGCCTGACCGGGCCTGGCGCCGCGTGCTGCGCGCGCTGATCAACGGGCTGCGCATGCTGCCCTTCCTGATCTTCGTCTATCTGCTTTACTACGGGCTGCCGACGCTGGGGCCGCGCCTGCGCGCCTGGGATGCCGGCCTGATCGCGCTGGCGCTTTATCACGGCGCCTACATCGCCGAAATCCTGCGCGGGTCGCGGATCATCATGCCGCCGGGCTCGCTGGAGGCCGCGTATGCGCACGGCTACCGGCGCGGCAAGGCCTTCCTGCGCATCGTCCTGCCGCAACTGGTGATGCGCACGCGCGGCGTGCTGGGCAACCAGCTCATCCTGTGCCTGAAGGACACCTCGTTCCTCAGCATCATCACCGTGCCGGAACTGACCGCCGCCGCCAACTCCGTGCAGGCGCGCTACTTCATCCCGGTAGAATCGTTCATCGTGGCCGTCGGCCTGTATTGGCTGCTCGCCATCGCGATCGAGACACTGGTCCGCGCCATGCGCCGCCACGGTTTGCGCCGAGGATTCGAACATGAGTGA
- a CDS encoding amino acid ABC transporter permease codes for MDAQAWRMLLEGAWVTAWVSSVSIAIGVVLGLGLALLRMARIPILDQVLAIWISLARATPLVTLALFIFLGVPSLGIGMNRETAAIVALTINTSAFNAEIWRSAFASFSREQREAALACGMTPARMFRRIMLPQMVVGSMPGLVNEMSSLVKSSPAVAIIGLVDLSRVTNRIAAVTYEPLPPILAAGVLYMLLIALLVRLQAVAERRAARLAM; via the coding sequence ATGGACGCGCAAGCTTGGCGCATGCTGCTGGAGGGTGCCTGGGTCACCGCCTGGGTCTCCTCCGTATCCATCGCGATAGGCGTGGTGCTCGGACTCGGGCTGGCGCTGCTGCGCATGGCCCGCATCCCCATCCTGGACCAGGTGCTGGCGATCTGGATCAGCCTGGCGCGCGCCACGCCGCTCGTGACGCTGGCCCTCTTCATCTTCCTGGGCGTGCCGTCGCTGGGTATCGGCATGAATCGCGAAACGGCGGCCATCGTCGCGCTGACCATCAACACATCGGCGTTCAACGCGGAAATCTGGCGCTCCGCTTTCGCCAGCTTTTCGCGCGAGCAGCGCGAAGCCGCGCTGGCCTGCGGCATGACGCCGGCCAGGATGTTCCGCCGCATCATGCTCCCGCAGATGGTGGTGGGCAGCATGCCGGGACTGGTGAACGAGATGTCCTCACTGGTGAAGAGCAGCCCGGCCGTCGCCATCATCGGACTCGTCGACTTGAGCCGCGTCACCAACCGCATCGCGGCGGTCACCTATGAACCGCTGCCGCCCATCCTTGCCGCGGGCGTGCTGTACATGCTGCTGATCGCCTTGCTCGTGAGGCTGCAGGCGGTGGCCGAGCGCCGCGCGGCGCGGCTGGCGATGTAG
- a CDS encoding transporter substrate-binding domain-containing protein — translation MRIKTDAAATAATVSGTGRRSTGRTFFAVAACLLAASLTVQAADLAEIEKRGTMKVATEDDYAPFNYIVDGKPTGFHADMLEDLRKYAKFKVQQDILPWTGLLAAVSAGQYDVAFTGALVTDDRLKTFDFTPPFASAQHYYVKRAGDGRLGDIPTLSGKTVGVQAGSALLARLPELEKMLAKSGGKLGEVVQYQSYPEAYADLANGRLDYVVNAVISVNDLVKARPKVFAKGVAVSGNGFAAWPIPKGNPALLKFMTGFMDHERQSGRLAELQKKWFGESFPDLPTVPITSVDQFHKLAGME, via the coding sequence ATGCGTATCAAGACAGACGCGGCGGCTACGGCCGCCACCGTGAGCGGCACGGGCCGCCGCTCGACGGGCAGGACATTCTTCGCGGTCGCGGCCTGCCTGCTGGCCGCGTCGCTGACGGTGCAGGCCGCCGACCTGGCGGAAATCGAAAAGCGCGGCACGATGAAAGTCGCCACCGAGGACGACTACGCGCCCTTCAACTACATCGTCGACGGCAAGCCCACCGGCTTCCACGCCGATATGCTCGAGGACCTGCGCAAGTACGCGAAATTCAAGGTGCAGCAGGACATCCTGCCGTGGACCGGCCTGCTGGCCGCGGTCTCGGCGGGCCAGTACGACGTCGCGTTCACCGGCGCCCTGGTCACGGACGATCGCCTGAAGACCTTCGACTTCACGCCGCCGTTCGCCTCCGCGCAGCACTACTACGTCAAGCGGGCCGGCGACGGCCGCCTGGGTGACATCCCCACGCTGAGCGGCAAGACCGTGGGCGTGCAGGCAGGCAGCGCGTTGCTGGCGCGACTGCCCGAGCTGGAGAAGATGCTGGCCAAGTCGGGCGGCAAGCTGGGTGAAGTCGTCCAGTACCAGTCGTATCCGGAGGCCTATGCCGATCTGGCGAACGGCAGGCTGGACTACGTCGTCAACGCGGTCATATCGGTCAACGACCTCGTCAAGGCGCGTCCGAAGGTCTTCGCCAAGGGCGTCGCGGTCTCCGGCAACGGCTTCGCCGCCTGGCCCATTCCCAAGGGCAACCCGGCACTGCTCAAGTTCATGACCGGTTTCATGGACCACGAACGCCAGAGCGGCCGCCTGGCCGAGTTGCAGAAGAAATGGTTCGGCGAGTCTTTCCCCGATCTGCCGACCGTGCCCATCACCAGCGTCGACCAGTTCCACAAGCTGGCGGGCATGGAATAA
- the pdxR gene encoding MocR-like pyridoxine biosynthesis transcription factor PdxR, translating to MGARYFHLELQHARGLQDQLREALVAAILDGVFPSDAPLPSCRDLGRQIGMSRNTVALVYDSLVEKGFLQSRPRSGYYLHPDYRAEGALACETRPAQAPAAPDCGDTGDHAPSWGRRLRLASQVRQGVLRPSNWRDYVYPFAYGQADTQRFPIAAWRRASRDILGAAHRSAWLNDAVDQDDPELIAQLRTRVLPRRGIHAAPGEILVTLGSQNALYLLATLLLGPDVRVGIENPGFRDAWNVFEIQDAEVSLHAVDDQGIVLDDDLARCDYIYVTPSHQVPTGVTMSAARRDALWRQAMRHDQVLIEDDYEADLDLTRHPPPALKASDRHGRVIYLSSFSKSLAPGLRLGYMVADEELIGELRALRRLICRHVPLNNQRLLARFLAHGDYDAHLRRYRGEHARKHERLCAAIDRHLPDCRYNEANGAGALWLDAPAATSTQKLAWAAARRSVLIEPGFPNFFDAEPPDRHFRLGFTAIGAERIEPGIALLAETLARI from the coding sequence ATGGGCGCCCGTTACTTTCATCTGGAGCTTCAGCACGCGCGCGGCTTGCAGGACCAACTGCGCGAGGCGCTGGTCGCCGCCATCCTGGACGGCGTCTTCCCGAGCGACGCGCCCTTGCCCTCCTGCCGTGACCTGGGCCGCCAGATAGGCATGTCTCGCAATACGGTGGCGCTGGTGTACGACAGCCTGGTGGAAAAGGGCTTCCTGCAAAGCCGGCCCCGTAGCGGCTACTACCTGCACCCTGACTATCGGGCGGAAGGCGCCTTGGCGTGCGAAACGCGTCCGGCGCAGGCGCCCGCCGCACCAGATTGCGGCGATACCGGCGATCATGCACCGTCGTGGGGCCGGCGGCTGCGGCTCGCTTCGCAGGTGCGCCAGGGCGTTCTGCGGCCCAGCAACTGGCGCGACTATGTTTATCCCTTCGCCTACGGGCAAGCCGATACCCAGCGGTTCCCGATCGCCGCGTGGCGGCGCGCCAGCCGCGATATCCTGGGCGCCGCGCATCGTTCCGCCTGGCTCAACGACGCCGTCGACCAGGACGATCCGGAGCTGATCGCGCAACTGCGCACGCGCGTGCTGCCGAGACGCGGCATCCACGCCGCGCCCGGGGAAATCCTGGTGACGCTGGGATCGCAGAACGCGCTGTACCTGCTGGCCACGCTGCTGCTGGGGCCGGATGTGCGCGTCGGTATCGAGAACCCGGGGTTCCGCGACGCATGGAATGTGTTCGAGATCCAGGACGCTGAGGTCTCCCTGCATGCGGTGGACGACCAGGGTATCGTGCTCGACGACGATCTGGCGCGCTGCGACTACATCTACGTCACGCCCAGCCACCAGGTGCCGACCGGCGTCACCATGAGCGCCGCGCGGCGCGATGCGTTGTGGCGCCAGGCGATGCGCCACGACCAGGTGCTGATCGAGGACGACTACGAAGCGGACCTGGACCTGACGAGACATCCGCCGCCCGCCCTGAAGGCCAGCGACCGCCACGGGCGCGTGATCTACCTGAGCAGCTTTTCCAAGAGCCTGGCGCCCGGATTGCGGCTGGGCTATATGGTGGCCGACGAGGAGCTGATCGGCGAGCTGCGCGCGCTGCGGCGGCTGATCTGCCGGCATGTGCCGCTGAACAACCAGCGCCTGCTGGCGCGGTTCCTGGCGCATGGCGACTACGACGCGCACCTGCGGCGCTACCGTGGCGAACATGCCCGCAAGCACGAGCGCCTGTGCGCGGCCATCGATCGCCATCTGCCGGATTGCCGCTATAACGAGGCGAACGGCGCCGGGGCGCTATGGCTGGACGCCCCCGCTGCCACCAGCACGCAGAAGCTGGCATGGGCGGCGGCGCGGCGCAGCGTGCTGATCGAACCGGGCTTCCCGAATTTTTTCGACGCCGAGCCGCCCGATCGTCACTTTCGCCTGGGCTTTACCGCCATCGGCGCGGAGCGTATCGAGCCGGGGATCGCCTTGCTGGCGGAGACCCTGGCGCGGATATGA
- a CDS encoding gamma-glutamyltransferase family protein, translating into MTTFGPEFWSFPYTSQRMPVLAENVVSTSQPLAASAGLSMLMRGGNAMDAALATAIALTVVEPCMNGIGGDAFAIIWDGKALHGLNASGRAPAAWTPDRFAHLDSMPFRGWDAVTVPGTVSAWRAASERFGALPFEDLFEPAIRLARDGYLVSPTVQRQWQAQVPGLISQPGYAESFAPHGRAPLPGERFSCPGQAETLEKIARTKGEAFYRGELAAAIAAHARNTGGSITEADLAAHRADWVEPIRMKYRDVELVEIGPNGQGIGALMALGMLDTLDLGSLPVDSAASVHLQLEAIKLAFADMYAHVGDPASMTEVTAAHLLDRDYLAQRARAIDPRRASYPGHGNPHGGGTVYLTAADRNGMMVSFIQSNFKGFGSGVVVPGTGIALHNRGWGFSTRAGHPNQVGPGKRPFHTIIPGFVMRGDQPLMTLGLMGGSMQAQGHAQVLCRLADYGQNPQAASDAPRFRVKDDNRGVAMEWNTPAETLQGLKDLGHDITQSPRFDTEFGCAQMALRLESGGYLAASDHRKDGYAVGW; encoded by the coding sequence ATGACGACGTTCGGCCCCGAGTTCTGGTCCTTTCCCTACACCTCGCAGCGCATGCCGGTCCTGGCGGAAAACGTCGTCAGCACCTCGCAGCCCCTGGCGGCCAGCGCCGGCCTGAGCATGCTGATGCGTGGCGGCAATGCCATGGACGCCGCGCTGGCGACGGCGATCGCCCTGACCGTCGTCGAACCCTGCATGAACGGCATCGGCGGCGACGCCTTCGCCATCATCTGGGACGGCAAGGCACTGCACGGCCTGAACGCCAGCGGCCGCGCGCCGGCCGCGTGGACGCCGGACCGGTTCGCGCATCTGGACAGCATGCCTTTCCGCGGCTGGGACGCGGTCACCGTGCCGGGCACGGTATCGGCCTGGCGCGCCGCCAGCGAGCGCTTCGGTGCGCTGCCCTTCGAAGACCTGTTCGAGCCGGCCATCCGCCTGGCGCGCGACGGCTACCTGGTCTCGCCCACCGTGCAGCGGCAATGGCAGGCGCAGGTGCCGGGGCTGATCTCCCAGCCCGGCTATGCCGAATCCTTCGCGCCGCATGGCCGCGCGCCGTTGCCGGGCGAACGCTTCTCCTGCCCCGGACAGGCGGAAACGCTGGAGAAAATCGCCCGTACCAAGGGTGAAGCCTTCTATCGCGGCGAACTGGCGGCGGCGATCGCCGCGCACGCCCGCAACACCGGCGGCAGCATCACCGAAGCCGATCTCGCGGCCCATCGCGCCGATTGGGTCGAACCCATTCGCATGAAGTACCGCGACGTCGAGCTCGTGGAAATCGGCCCCAACGGCCAGGGCATAGGCGCGCTGATGGCGCTCGGCATGCTCGACACCCTGGACCTGGGTTCGCTGCCGGTGGATTCCGCCGCCAGCGTGCACCTGCAGCTGGAAGCCATCAAGCTGGCATTCGCGGATATGTACGCCCACGTGGGCGACCCCGCGTCCATGACGGAGGTCACCGCCGCGCACCTGCTCGATCGCGATTACCTGGCGCAGCGCGCCCGCGCCATCGACCCGCGCCGTGCCTCCTATCCCGGCCACGGCAACCCGCATGGCGGCGGCACCGTCTACCTGACCGCCGCCGACCGCAACGGCATGATGGTGTCGTTCATCCAATCGAATTTCAAGGGCTTCGGCTCCGGCGTCGTGGTGCCCGGCACGGGCATCGCCCTGCACAACCGCGGCTGGGGCTTCAGCACGCGCGCCGGCCATCCCAACCAGGTCGGGCCCGGCAAGCGTCCCTTCCACACCATCATTCCCGGCTTCGTCATGCGCGGCGACCAACCGCTGATGACCCTGGGCCTGATGGGCGGCTCCATGCAGGCGCAGGGACACGCCCAGGTGCTCTGCCGCCTGGCCGACTACGGCCAGAACCCGCAGGCCGCCAGCGACGCGCCGCGCTTCCGCGTCAAGGACGACAACCGCGGCGTGGCGATGGAATGGAACACGCCCGCCGAGACCCTGCAGGGGCTGAAGGACCTGGGCCACGACATCACCCAATCGCCGCGCTTCGACACGGAATTCGGCTGCGCGCAGATGGCGCTGCGGCTGGAGAGCGGCGGCTACCTCGCGGCGTCGGACCATCGCAAGGACGGGTACGCGGTGGGGTGGTAA
- a CDS encoding Bug family tripartite tricarboxylate transporter substrate binding protein: MHKSTSAPSPRQLAYRLLGMLALTLGLLAAHIGAARAAYPDHAIQVIISFPPAGATDVLARAIGQKLSAELKQSVIVENRPGAGGAIGIQAAAKAPADGYTLYFAAVTNVAVAAALYPNWPADLNKDFKPIAGVGIVPHILVVPETLPVNNVGELVSYLKAKPGQYNFASQGTGTLSHLEAELFALKTGVKVTHIPYKGSGQALPELASGSSSFMFDSIPGSMPLIQAKKLKVLAVASGSRVGLLPDVPTMKEAGIAGVQADNFFGFVAPKGTPQAAIDTFGQALQKVLAMPELKAAMVAQGAELVYTPAAPFADAVAKEHKTWADVVKEANISIQ; encoded by the coding sequence ATGCATAAATCGACATCCGCACCCTCGCCCCGGCAGCTGGCCTACCGCCTGCTGGGCATGCTGGCCCTGACGCTGGGCCTGCTCGCCGCGCACATCGGCGCCGCGCGCGCCGCCTACCCCGACCACGCCATCCAGGTCATCATCTCCTTCCCGCCGGCCGGGGCCACGGATGTGCTGGCGCGGGCCATCGGCCAGAAGCTGTCCGCCGAGCTCAAGCAATCGGTCATCGTCGAAAACCGGCCCGGCGCCGGCGGCGCCATCGGTATCCAGGCCGCCGCCAAGGCGCCCGCCGACGGCTATACGCTGTACTTCGCCGCCGTGACCAACGTGGCGGTCGCCGCCGCGCTATACCCGAACTGGCCGGCCGACCTGAACAAGGACTTCAAGCCCATCGCCGGCGTCGGCATCGTGCCGCACATCCTGGTCGTGCCCGAAACCTTGCCCGTGAACAATGTGGGCGAACTGGTGTCCTACCTGAAGGCCAAGCCCGGTCAATACAACTTCGCCTCCCAGGGCACCGGCACGCTGTCGCACCTGGAAGCCGAATTGTTCGCACTGAAGACCGGCGTCAAGGTCACGCACATCCCCTACAAGGGCAGCGGCCAGGCCCTGCCGGAGCTGGCCTCCGGTTCGTCCAGCTTCATGTTCGACAGCATCCCCGGGTCCATGCCGCTGATCCAGGCCAAGAAGCTGAAGGTCCTGGCGGTCGCCTCCGGCTCGCGCGTGGGCCTGCTGCCCGACGTACCCACCATGAAGGAAGCCGGCATCGCCGGCGTGCAGGCCGACAACTTCTTCGGCTTCGTCGCGCCCAAGGGCACCCCCCAGGCGGCCATCGACACCTTCGGGCAGGCGCTGCAGAAAGTGCTGGCCATGCCGGAACTGAAGGCCGCCATGGTGGCGCAGGGCGCCGAACTGGTCTACACGCCCGCCGCGCCGTTCGCCGACGCGGTCGCCAAGGAGCACAAGACCTGGGCGGACGTGGTCAAGGAAGCGAACATCTCCATCCAGTGA
- a CDS encoding isopenicillin N synthase family dioxygenase → MKKLLHVPVIDISRFASGSDADKQAIARSVDQACRDIGFLIISGHGIDAGLMDRMRDVSRRFFDLPLARKMEVVRPGMDVARGYIGMEDESVGRSRDASAKAGDLNESLMIGPVDMPDAGYAHAPAAGKHFAPNIWPDEPADLRATWTEYYRAMGDLARTLMRIFAMALELDEHYFDDKVDRHISRLRLRNYPAQDTPPQPGQIRAGAHSDYGSLTILATEDRPGGLQVFNAEGQWVDVPIVPDCFIINIGDLMARWTNDRWVSTLHRVVNPPLDAKAESRRQSIVFFHNPNYDARIECLPTCARPDVPAKYPPTTSGEHLRAMFVATQNATM, encoded by the coding sequence ATGAAGAAGCTTCTGCACGTCCCCGTCATCGACATTTCCCGTTTCGCGTCCGGCAGCGACGCCGACAAGCAGGCCATCGCCCGGTCCGTCGACCAGGCCTGCCGCGACATCGGTTTCCTGATCATCTCCGGCCACGGCATCGATGCCGGATTGATGGACCGCATGCGCGACGTGTCGCGGCGCTTCTTCGACCTGCCGCTGGCCCGCAAGATGGAGGTCGTGCGTCCCGGCATGGACGTCGCGCGCGGCTACATCGGCATGGAAGACGAATCGGTGGGCCGTTCGCGCGACGCCAGCGCCAAGGCCGGCGATCTCAACGAAAGCCTGATGATCGGCCCGGTCGACATGCCCGACGCCGGCTACGCGCACGCGCCCGCCGCCGGCAAGCATTTCGCGCCCAACATCTGGCCCGACGAACCCGCCGACTTGCGCGCGACCTGGACCGAGTACTACCGCGCCATGGGCGACCTGGCGCGCACGCTCATGCGGATCTTCGCGATGGCGCTGGAGCTGGACGAGCATTACTTCGACGACAAGGTCGACCGCCACATCAGCCGCCTGCGGCTGCGCAACTATCCCGCGCAGGACACGCCGCCGCAGCCCGGCCAGATCCGCGCCGGCGCGCACTCCGACTACGGCAGCCTGACCATCCTGGCCACCGAAGACCGTCCCGGCGGCCTGCAGGTGTTCAATGCGGAAGGCCAGTGGGTGGACGTGCCCATCGTGCCGGACTGCTTCATCATCAATATCGGCGACCTGATGGCGCGCTGGACCAACGACCGCTGGGTGTCGACCCTGCACCGCGTGGTCAATCCGCCGCTCGACGCCAAGGCGGAAAGCCGCCGCCAGTCGATCGTGTTCTTCCACAATCCCAATTACGACGCGCGCATCGAATGCCTGCCGACCTGCGCGCGGCCCGACGTGCCGGCCAAGTATCCGCCCACGACGTCCGGCGAACATCTGCGCGCCATGTTCGTGGCGACGCAGAACGCCACGATGTAA
- a CDS encoding SDR family oxidoreductase — protein MNDLRGKRIAVLGGSTGIGLATAMLAAAADAHVLIAGRSADKLADARTQHPAIAESAALDLTDAAAVARFFASHDDWDHVVVCGSQTRTGPVRDTGDTGGAAGLPLDDAYEAMRSKFWSAYHAARACRIRRGGSLTLVSGVFSVRPDRNAVLQGAINAALEGLMRGLALEMAPIRVNAISPSVTDTPLWNKLDEAQRRRKFESYAAHVPLGHVAQPDAVARAILAVAGNPAITGSTLLVDCGDAIA, from the coding sequence ATGAACGACCTGCGAGGCAAGCGTATCGCCGTACTCGGCGGCAGCACCGGCATCGGCCTGGCCACCGCCATGCTGGCGGCGGCCGCGGATGCCCACGTCCTGATCGCCGGCCGCTCGGCCGACAAATTGGCGGACGCGCGGACCCAGCATCCGGCCATCGCGGAAAGCGCCGCGCTGGACCTGACCGATGCGGCGGCGGTGGCGCGGTTCTTTGCCAGCCACGACGACTGGGACCACGTGGTGGTCTGCGGATCGCAGACGCGCACCGGGCCTGTCCGCGATACCGGCGATACGGGTGGCGCGGCCGGCCTGCCGCTGGACGACGCCTACGAGGCGATGCGCAGCAAATTCTGGAGCGCCTACCACGCCGCGCGCGCCTGCCGCATCCGCCGCGGCGGTTCGCTGACCCTGGTATCGGGCGTCTTCAGCGTGCGCCCCGATCGCAATGCCGTGCTGCAGGGCGCCATCAACGCCGCGCTGGAAGGCCTGATGCGTGGCCTGGCGCTGGAAATGGCGCCGATACGCGTCAACGCGATCTCGCCCAGCGTCACCGACACGCCCCTGTGGAACAAGCTCGACGAGGCGCAACGCCGGCGCAAGTTCGAATCCTATGCCGCCCACGTCCCGCTCGGACACGTGGCCCAGCCCGACGCGGTGGCGCGCGCCATCCTGGCCGTGGCGGGCAATCCCGCCATCACGGGCTCGACGCTGCTGGTGGACTGCGGCGATGCCATCGCTTGA